The genomic interval ggaggaaaaagaaggatgagtacaaccccaagaacaccatcccaaccgtgaaacatggaggaggaacattatttttttggggctacTTCTCTGCCaaaggtacaggacgactgcaccgtattgaggggaggatggatggggctatgtatcgccagatcttggctgacaacctccttccttcagtgagagccctgaagatgggtcgtggctgggtcttccagcatgacaacgacccaaagcacacagccaaggcaactaaagagtagctccgtaagaagcatcttaatgtcctggagtggcctagccagtcaccagatctgaacccgatagaaaatcgatggagggagctgaaagtccgtgttgcccggcagcagccccgaaacctgaaggctctggagaagatctgcatggaggagtgggccaaaatccctgctgcagtgtgtgtaaaccttgtcaaggactacaggaaacgtttggtatctgtaaaagcaaacaaaggtttctgaattaaatattaagttcaatttttgtgatgtatcaaatacttatttcatgcaattaaatgcaaatttattatttaaaaatcatacaacgtgattttctggatttttgtattagattccgtccctcacagttgaagagaacttataatacaaattacagacctctacatgctttgcaagtggggaaaaccagcaaaatcggcagtgtatcaaatacttgttctccccactgtattttgaacTGGGTTTTCAAAAATTAGTTAAATTTACTGGTTCAACACAATATACAGGCCATTAACAAGTGTCATACTCCCGAGTTTTCATTTAGCAGAGACTAACCAATTGGTCTCACTCTGTGTCTAAAACTTCAAATTGTCATCCAAATGTAATTGATCAGTCTTTTAAATATGATTTAAGTTGGTCTTAATTCCAGTTGAGTCAGTCAGTATAGAGGTGTTGAGttaatgtgtttcttttcctctcAAAGGGATTACCCCAAATCGCTAAACCAGTGCTTGCAGGACCGTGGCCTGTCGGTGGAAATGCTCTACCTGCAGGCGGAGTCGGGCCTGACCAAAGCCCTGCAGGATGTCCGAGGTGTTGGCTCCCCGTTATGTATTCTGGTGGAGCAGACAAACATAGCTCTGTCCTCCTGCACTGTTATCATTTTCTCAGAGTCCCTCAAAAGTAAGTCCCTACCCCCACAAAACCACTTCCAATTATGAACCTCCATTCTCTTTGCAAGTCCCCACCACTGACTGTACAATATACAATAGGCACCCCCTATAAATCTTACCTACATATCATTTTAACCACCAAAACCACCGTGCATTAATCTCAAACTGACTGCAATATGCCCACAGTTGATACACAGTAGTTTATCAATTCTGGTCCAAAAATAGATATTAGAATGAATGTTTCAACTAAGaaacaatattttattacaAATTGGGTTTCTGCGGCCGTTCTCTCTCAatgtgtaagattttttttttttttaaatttaaaattaaaaaaaaaaaaaaaaaaaaaaaaaaaagatgtgggGGGGGAATCATGAACTTTAACCACAGCCCTATGCTTTTGTCATCCACAGTCACAAATGAGCTAAAATCGTGAATtcatcttttgttgttgtttggctTCAATTTAGTATTGATGTAGTATTAGCTTCCaattggagtggccaagtcttgATAGAGTAATGGGTATGGGGAATGAAACTTTCACATCTTTAgctcaagaaaaaggtgtcactcACTTGTTTAGATTACCTACTTAAGACTGAAGAATCTCTGCTGACTACTCCGCATTACAAATATAGTATATTACATTagtacagtaaataaaataggaaaaaaatgcaattaattaACAATCATGTCCCTATGTTTAGGACATCTGACTGGTCAATCAACAATAACTTTTTACACCCATCCTTTATgccaacaaattaaaaaacaaatctcaTGATTTTCAGATAGCGTTCATGGATTTTTAAATTTTCCGAGCTCAGAAATCCAATTTGTAACAAAATGTTTTTCTAAACATGCGTCTCACTAATTCCTGCACTTGAATAGGCCGCAGCTTCAATTTTAACGTGTCATAAAGCTTGGTTTAATATACACCCATAGAATTACACTTAAAAAATCCAtggtttattttcaattttaaataaataaaaatcattccTATCATTTTCAACCTCTTATAGCAGAATACAATGAAAGCAAAATCATACAAGTCAACAAGTTCAATCACTGAGCAAACATTTccaaaaattacattaaaatgtcaaatctgatttttgcaaACTTTTCATTAACCTGTCACCAAGCCAACCAATGAAATTACATTGCAACATATAACCCACCAGAGAATGCTAATGCCTACCGACCTCAGTGTAGAATCAATTGGAAGGTTAAGCTTCAAATCCTACTCAACAAATTCACTTCCATCTGGTTTTCTTTGACGTCACCCGGTTCAAGGTCCAGCACGTTACCGTTAACCATTGACTTCCACCCACAGTTCACCGCAACATGCCCAAAGACCAAGCCATGGATTTTGTTGTAGCAGAGCACGGGCGTGGCGTCGGTAAGGAACGTATGCCAAGGGACCCCGCAGATATTGCGTCTCAGGCATCGCAGTTGCTTGGGGATTTTCTGGATCGGGAAAAGATCGGGCGCCACGTCGTTCCCACAGAAATACGTCAGTCCCTCCAGCTGCTGTCCGAGGGCGTGCATGTTTACTCTGAGGAGCTAGAAACCATCTTGGGTTATGTCCGTTCCCGTCAGGAATTCTTAAGAGGTCGGACTCTATTCTGTTGTCCTCTTTTGGTTCCTTTCATCTCTGGTTATTACCCTGACTCTGTGTTTTATTCTCACCAGCGAGCAATGACAGAGAACAAAAGTGCAACATTCTGCCTTCAGGACTGGGAAAGCCGCCTCCGCTTCTCCCAACACCGCTAGAACCGCCTCAGTGTGCAAGTGAAGCGGGACGCCCACCACTGCTAGACTGTACTCCACCCACACCAATGCCACTCTTACCTTCACCAGGTGAAGAACTTACACcactggtgtcaaactcaaTGAATGCCCTCTGGCCCGATCCATCCGGTCCCATTTTGTAGCCCGTGCACAAAAACGCATCAATTTGTTTTGGCAGAAAATCTGTACTGAAACCAAAACCAAGATTTTGTTTTCACCAAATGTCGAAATTTAAATTCGACCAGTTGCATACTGAATTAATTAACACTCTATTCCATTACATCTAATTTCAAATTGACTTTGGAATGTATCCTCCTTTAGAGATATTTCACTTCGAtaagccatcaatggcagtgaatgaggaaAGTGTTGGTCACAGTAGTAGCACTTGGAGATCAACAAGTACAATATCGCCTTATGTAGAATTTGCATGTAATATGGAACTACTAGTAGGGACTTGGAAATATTTTTCACATCGGTCAAAGAACAACTTAAATGATTCCATCAGTTTAAGGGGAATTTTCTGAACAAAATGGTCTGATTTTAATGGCACGTACAATACTCGATTCGTTACAACCGAGAAAACCATTTTGTGATCTGAGTgcattttgaaaatgaaaatatcTCAGCACTAAGCAAATACTTTTGGACAAATTTTCAGGAGTTTTCAAACGCTAAGTTAGATGTGATTTGCCGTTACACTTATCCCCCAGCGTAACTTAGGTCAATAAGTGAAACATCAGTGAGATACGTCACAATCAGGCTAATCTAACTGTACCATAAGCTGTCAGCAGGTGACAGATCAGCTTAATGTAACCATTTGTTTTCTGAAACGCTTCCACAAAGAACATTTTCACATCGTGTGTATATTGTACACGTTGTTAGAATTGACCAAATGCAAGTCAAGGCATGTCACGTTATTTTCTATTTATATAGTCCTTAACAAACGTCTCAAAGGTCTACACGGACCCACAGTTGACAATAAAACGGGCTGTGAACATAGACAACATATGATGTTAACTAAAAGCCAGAGTATAAAGGCAAGATTTAGGCATTTCTTTTGAGGTAGCTGCCAAGCAACCTCAAGCTGCAGCTTTCCATGAGTAAGGCATTACAGAGTACTGGAGTCCAAATAGAGAATGCTAGTGAACCTGCAGACTTAATTGTTTTGTTCGGTGTCACCAAAACAGTAGGACCTTCGAGGACTAGGTTCAAGCTTGTGATTTCCTTCCTGTCATAATTGTGAAATTTCTAGAATCCCGCTCTAACCTTTTAGTGAGAGGTGTgtaaaaatgttcaatttttCAAACAGAATTTTACTCGCTGCACCTCTGGCTATCAGGTCCACCTGTGAAAATTAGCTCTGCAGTGTCTTTTTCCAAGTTGCAAATAATGGGTGATATGAGAATCGGTTATTTGAACGTGGACATTTGCTTTGCTTGTTGAGTTTTTTCAGAGGTATCCTTCCTTCATCACAGTTgctcagttgtttttttcctcacttttAGGTTCCTTTCCAAAAACCAAGCCTCCCCCTCTGCTATCACTGCATCGACCCCAATCTACGCACAATTTATATGGTGGCCCCGGGTTGCTTTGTACCCCTCTAATGCGTCCTCTTCCACAACGTAACCAGGCCCTGCGAGGGTCCCACAGCATGAGAGTTGCTCCACCCTCCCTTAAAAGTTCTCGTCCCCCACTATTAGCGACTCCAGGTGGGTTAAATGTAATCTTTTCGTTCAATTCGATACATATAAGAATTCATGGTAAACTTGATGTCTGGTTGGGCACTAAATATC from Corythoichthys intestinalis isolate RoL2023-P3 chromosome 5, ASM3026506v1, whole genome shotgun sequence carries:
- the si:ch211-216l23.2 gene encoding nuclear receptor coactivator 5, giving the protein MSSWPKSSKASRRQQGNPNGSAQPLRFRSAPYNREQRTEDIKDALESYKELEQKQLYSGSQHDGAKHQPNAKPEMTPSERRKTLYQNFYKQVQEDRTVADCVIISLTNQCLDYPKSLNQCLQDRGLSVEMLYLQAESGLTKALQDVRGVGSPLCILVEQTNIALSSCTVIIFSESLKIHRNMPKDQAMDFVVAEHGRGVGKERMPRDPADIASQASQLLGDFLDREKIGRHVVPTEIRQSLQLLSEGVHVYSEELETILGYVRSRQEFLRASNDREQKCNILPSGLGKPPPLLPTPLEPPQCASEAGRPPLLDCTPPTPMPLLPSPGSFPKTKPPPLLSLHRPQSTHNLYGGPGLLCTPLMRPLPQRNQALRGSHSMRVAPPSLKSSRPPLLATPGVPPLSSPRH